GGCCGGTGCTGAAGCCGTGATGTGTTTCGACCTGCACACCGGCGCCGGCGAGTACGGTCATCCGATGCTGCTGACGATCACTCGGGCACCTTATCCGGCACTGGCCCAGGCGCAATCGATCTACGGCCCGTGGCTCTACACGCTGCACACCGGTGCCGAGACTGTGAGCGAAACCGGTGTCGCGGCGACTGCTACCGGTTACACCTCGCAGGCATTGCTCAACGCGCTGCCGAATGTGCAACTGATGCCGTTCGTGATCGAGTGCGGGACTTATCCGGGGCCGGACGTGCATCGCTACTTGCGCGACGATCACTGGGTGCATCTGCACGGTGATCCGCTGGATGCGACGGGGCGCGAGATCAAATTGAATCTGCTGGAGCAGTTCTATCCCGCCGACCCGGACTGGCGAGAGATGGTGGGTTTGCGTACCCGGCAGATCTGGGCGAAAGGGCTGGCGGCGCTGGCCGTCTGAGCAACAGTGCCGGCTGTTCTCGGTCGGCACTTTTCTCGAGGCATAAAAAAACGGCCTACCTTTCGGTAAGCCGTTTTTAGTACTTGGTGGCTACACAGGGACTTGAACCCCGGACCCCAGCATTATGAATGCTATGCTCTAACCAACTGAGCTATGTAGCCAAGTGGCGCGCATTATTCCCCTGAAATGGAAAAGCGTCAAGCGTAAATTTAAAATATTTCTTCTTATTTTCAACCGCTTATCTTCCCGCGCCGAAAAACGGGGCGGGGAGGGCTTTCATCGCAGCTGAAATCTCCCGGTATTCGCACTCAAGGCATGGCTGCCCTGGCTCAAGGTGTCCGCCGCGAGGTTCACTGCCCGTGCGCCTTCGAGCAGTCTCACCGCGGCCTGATCGACCTGTTGGATATTGCCGCTGACCTCATCGGCCGTGCTTGCCTGTTCCTCGACCGCCGTGGCGATTTGCGCGAGGGTGTCTGTGACGCTCTGCACGGCGCTGGCGATTTCCCCCAGGCGTTCGCCCAACCCGGTGACGGCTTCGGCATCCGTTTGCGCCTGGCCGCACGCTGCTTCCATCAGGCTCACCGCTTCATTCACCGTCGCACGCAAGCTGTCGACCGTTCCGGCGATCTGCGCGGTGGACGATTGAGTACGTTGCGAGAGGCTGCGCACCTCGTCGGCCACCACGGCAAAACCACGACCTTGTTCCCCGGCACGAGCTGCCTCGATGGCGGCGTTGAGCGCCAGCAGGTTGGTCTGCTCGGCGACGCCGCGAATGGTATCGACCACCAGTTGAATTTGCTGCCCTTGCTCGCTGACTCGGCCCAGCGCGGCGGCAGTCTCATTCAGGCGCTGATTGAGTTGTTTAATGCTCGCCGTGGTGCGCTGGCTGTCGCGGCTGCTGTCGGCGGCGATGCGGCGGGTGTGCTGGGCGCTGCCCGAAGCCTGTTCGCAACTCTGCGCGACGCCCTGGGAGGTCGCTGCCAATTGCGTGGCCGCTGCGGCGATCTGGCTGATCTGCAATTGTTGCGCTTCTACTTCGCTGAGAGCGTCGCTGGAGTGATCGTTAAGGCTGCGCACTGCGTTGCTCAGTTGCGAAGTCTCGTGATCGACACCCAACAGACTGGTGCGCAGTTGCACGACGGCCACGTTGAGCGCGGTGCTGATCGACGCCAGTTCATCCCGGCCCACGACAGGCACTTGCAGGCTCAGATTGCCGTCGCGCAAGGCTTCGGCGAGCACCGTAATGCCGCTGGCGCTACGACGGATCGAGGCTTGCAGGCAGACGAACAGATACAGCGCTGCCAGCAACAGACAACCGAAGACCGTCGCCACAACGATGAACTGGCGAATCGCCGATCCGTGGTAGTCATCCAGGCGTTGATCCAGCGACACCAGCGATTGCTGGCGCAGCGTGGCGAGGTTGGCGAGCAGGGCGTCCAGGCTGCGCTCGAAATCTTCCGGTTTGAGATTGATGCTGCCGCCGAACACGCCGTCATCCAGTACTTTCAACCCGGCATCCAGCTGCTTGAGGCTGTCGTGATACTGCCCGGCCCAACCTTGCAGGGCGCTCGGCAGACGTGCTTCGAGCAGGCCTGCGGTTTTTACGAGCTGCTCGCGGGCATCGCCAATGCGGCTGCGCAGATCACGCAGTTGCAAGCGGCTTTGCAGGGTGAACTGACCGGATACCACAGACGCCTGGCCAA
The sequence above is a segment of the Pseudomonas sp. HS6 genome. Coding sequences within it:
- a CDS encoding methyl-accepting chemotaxis protein, whose translation is MQAFLSPGIKLLGRFGFARKFQLLFLLFILPLAGSLLMIGQDYRDKLNLISGERAGVRQLLALDALDNLLAAQRDRAARWRATETNRQPTPATLAAMAAFDGVQPAVAQATLELGNALQAEGAEGETLARYQALQAALNGLDSKSLSGVGWWPDGYDRFTNALSALQALREQIAMDNRLILAPWLETYLLTQISTQHAPDLIERVGRLAAVGQASVVSGQFTLQSRLQLRDLRSRIGDAREQLVKTAGLLEARLPSALQGWAGQYHDSLKQLDAGLKVLDDGVFGGSINLKPEDFERSLDALLANLATLRQQSLVSLDQRLDDYHGSAIRQFIVVATVFGCLLLAALYLFVCLQASIRRSASGITVLAEALRDGNLSLQVPVVGRDELASISTALNVAVVQLRTSLLGVDHETSQLSNAVRSLNDHSSDALSEVEAQQLQISQIAAAATQLAATSQGVAQSCEQASGSAQHTRRIAADSSRDSQRTTASIKQLNQRLNETAAALGRVSEQGQQIQLVVDTIRGVAEQTNLLALNAAIEAARAGEQGRGFAVVADEVRSLSQRTQSSTAQIAGTVDSLRATVNEAVSLMEAACGQAQTDAEAVTGLGERLGEIASAVQSVTDTLAQIATAVEEQASTADEVSGNIQQVDQAAVRLLEGARAVNLAADTLSQGSHALSANTGRFQLR